In the genome of Massilia sp. W12, the window TAGCCTGCTTTTTCCAGCAGCGCCTTGGCGCGCGCCGGATCGTAGTTGTAGTCTGGCAAGGCGTCATGGTGCGACCAGAGCGAAGGCGGCAAGGGATTCTTGCCGGCGCGCGCCGAGCCTTGATAAATATTGCGCAAGATTGCCGCTTTATCGGTGGCCAGGTTCAAAGCCTGCCGCACCAGCTTGTTATCGAGCGGCTTTTTATTCACATTGAATGCGATATAGCCGACATTCAGCGCCTCCTGGCTTAGCAGGCGCAAGGCGGGATCCGCCTTGATCGCGGCCAGATCTGCCGGCTTGGGGTAAGCCATCACATGGCATTCGCCGGCCTTGAGTTTGGCGTAGCGCACCGATGCATCCGGGGTGATTGCAAACAACAGGTTGTCAATCTTGGGCCGCCCGGCCCAGTATTGTTCAAACGCTTTATAACGGATGGTCGCATCTTTTTGATAAGACACGAATTGAAACGGGCCATTTCCTATCGGCTCAAAATCAATCACTTCCGGAGTTCCCGCCGCTTTCATTTTCTCCGCATATTCAAGCGAATGAATTGAAGTGAAACTCATCGCGAAATTAATCAAAAAAGGCGCATCGGTGCGTTTGAGTTTAAAACGCACGGTGTAATCATCCACCTTTTCAACTTTATCAATAATCTTATCCAGCTCTTTATCGTAGTAATACGCAAAATTTCTGCCTGGAATAGTTTTATGAAATGGATGATTTGGATCGCCCATACGGCGGAAAGTGAAAACCACATCATCAGCATTAAAATCGCGGCTGGGTTTAAAACGCGCATTACTGTGGAATTTTACGCCGCGCCGCAAGCTGAAGGTATATTGCAAACCATCGGCAGAAATATCCCATTTCTCCGCCAGCGACGGCACAAGCCTGGTTCCACCCGGTTCTTTGCTCAAGAGGCGGTCGAAAATCTGGATCGCGGTGGCGTCAAACGTGGTGCCGGAATTGCTCAGTTGCGGATTGAAGGTATCCGGACTGCCTTCAGAACAATACACCAGAGTTTTTGCGGCATGTGCGCTTGGCGCAATCAGACAAGCCGCAAGCAGCAGGCAGCGTGCTGTTTTCATCGGTTTCTTCCTCGTATCAGCGCTTGTGGGCGCAGTTGAAAAAAAGCCCGCCGGGCAAATGCTGAGGCGGGCTTGCTGCGGGATGGGCGCTTATGCGTCCACCAATTCCTGTAAGGGGGCGAAAATCACATCCAGATCATCATCCGACACCACCATATTATGCGCTTCGCCTTCGTCCATCATGGCCCCGGCCAACTCTGATTTACGTTGCTGCAAAGCCTGGATTTTTTCTTCCAGCGTTCCCTTGGCGATCAGTTTGTAGACAAACACCGGCTTGTCCTGGCCAATACGCCAGGCGCGGTCAGTCGCCTGATTTTCCGCCGCCGGATTCCACCACGGATCGTAATGAATCACAGTATCGGCGGCGGTCAGATTCAAGCCCACGCCGCCGGCTTTTAAGCTGATCAGGAAAATCGGCACAGAGCCATTCTGGAAGGCGGCAACCTGGGCGCCGCGATCCTTGGTGTCGCCGGTCAGCAAGGCGTAATCAATGGCGCGCGCCTGCAATTCGTTCTGAATCAATTGCAACATGCTGGTGAATTGCGAGAACACCAGAATCTTGCGGCCTTCTTCCAGCAACTCCTCAATCATTTCCATCAGCTCAACCAGCTTGGCTGACACCATCGGCCCGCGCGACACCGCTTGCACCAGGCGCGGATCACAGCACACCTGGCGCAGCTTGAGCAGCGCTTCCAAAATCACGATCTGGCTGCGCGCCATACCCTTCTTGGAAATTTCATCGCGCACCTTCTTATCCATCGCCAAGCGCACGGTTTCATACAAATCGCGCTGGCCGCCGGTCAACTCGACCGTGCGCACCATCTCCGTCTTGGGCGGCAATTCCTTCGCCACTTTATCTTTAGTGCGACGCAACATGAATGGCCGGATACGGCGTGACAACACCGTGCGCCGCACCTCATCGCCGCCTTTTTCAATCGGATTGCGGAATTCAGTGTTGAAATTCTTTTCATTCCCCAAAAAGCCGGGCAGGAGGAAATTGAATTGCGACCATAACTCGCCCAGATGATTTTCCAGCGGCGTGCCGGTCAGACACAGGCGATGGCGCGCATTGATGACGCTGGCGGTCTGGGCTGCCTTGGAACGGGTGTTTTTGATGTAATGCGATTCATCCAGAATCATCAAATGGAACTCATGCTGGCGCAATTTTTCTTCATCGCGCGGCAACAGCGCGTAAGTGGTCAAGACCAGATCATATTTGCTGATTTGATCAAACCGCTCCGTACGCGCCGCACCTTGCAGCAGCAGGACTTTCAGACTTGGCGCAAAACGGCGCGCCTCGGCCTGCCAGTTATCCATCAAACTGGTCGGCGCCACCACAAGTGCAGGCGCAGTCAGGCGACCGGCATCTTTTTCCAACAGAATATGGGTTAAGGTCTGAATTGTTTTCCCCAAGCCCATATCGTCAGCCAGAATTCCGCCCAAACCGGCTTCACGCATGAATTGCATCCACGCCACGCCATCGAGCTGGTAATCGCGCAAGGTGGCGCGCAACCCCGGCGGCGGCGCAACTTTTTGCATGCCGCCGAATTCCCCCAGGCGCTGACCCAACTCACGCAACATATCGCCGCCCACCCAGCGCATTTGCAAGGCTTTTTCCAATTCGGCCAAACGCGCCGCATCCAGCTTCGGCAAGCGGATCGTGGAGCCGACTTTCTCATTGAAATACAGCTCGCCGAGAATCTGTAAAATCGGCTTGATGCGCCCCCATGGCAAACCGACCCGCACATTATTGGACAGCAGGGCCAGCAATTGGTCGTCATCGTCATGGCTGGCGATGGTTTTCGGATTGAAATCGTGCGGTGCGCTGCGGATCATTTGCACCAGAATCGGCAACAGCGGAATACGTTTTTGATTCACCACAATGCCCAGTTCCAAATCGAACCAGGCGTTTTCGGTTCTGGCCTGCTGATTATCGACATCCGCATACCAGTCTTCGATTTCCACCACGTCATAGCGGTAATTCGCGGTTTTTTCGACCCGCCAGCCAGCCTCTTCCAAGACATGCAAACCGCCTTTCGCGAAGCGCAGCCAATCAGCCTGCCCCTTCATTTGCATCACGCCGACCATTTTCGCCAGCGGCGAAGCGCCATCCTTGGGCGTCGTGAAGCCCAGCGAAGTCAATAAACCATATGCTGCGGATTCGGCCTGCAAATCACGCTGAATCACTTCCATGGTGTCGCCGCGCTGGCGCACCACTTGCTGACTGGGATCGAGAGAAACCGATTCACCGTCATAATCAAACGCAATCAAACCAAAGTCATACCAGCGGGTGTAACGCATATTGCCCTGATCTTCCACCTCTTGCGACATACTGCCCAGCAGCAGCAAAGGTTGGAATTTGATGTCGTCACGGATTTTTTGCTGCACCTGCTCCGGCATCGGCACCAGATTCTGCAAACCCGACGCCAGCAAACGCTGCGATAAGCGGCCACGGTCGCGCAAAGCCAGCAGCGGCGCCTGCGCCACCAGGGCTTGCAATTCGTGATTCGGGATTTTCAGATGGCCTTGCTGCAACAGCAATTCGCCGGCGGAGAGATTATCGATAAACCAGGGCGGATCAGTCGGCAGAATATGATCCAGCGGGTGCGCGCCGCTTTTCGGATTGGCCGGATCCACTGCCTGCCACACCAGGCGCGTGCCTTTTTCCTCGTCATGCCAGGCCAGGTGCGCCTCCCTCTGTTGCGCATATTTCACCGGATAGACCCGGCCACTGCTCATATCCGCCCAGGAATTGGCCCACAACAATTTTTGCTGCTCCAGCAACAGGCGCAACAGATAAGCGCCGATTTTGCCGCGCGGCTCGGTCGCCATCCCGCTTTGCGAATCCAGACCGGAACGCATCGCAATAAAATAACGCACCAGATCCGCATCGCCCGGCGTCATAAATGGCGGCGGACTGGAGAGCAAAGAAAACAATTCACTGATCGCGCTGGCGCTGATCACATCGCCGCTGGGACGCACGCGCGCCTTGCACAAAGCCAGCGCCACATGCTTGCCGCCAGCCGCAGGCGCCATCACAAACAACAAACTGTGCGCGGTTTGCGCCGGG includes:
- a CDS encoding ABC transporter substrate-binding protein, whose protein sequence is MKTARCLLLAACLIAPSAHAAKTLVYCSEGSPDTFNPQLSNSGTTFDATAIQIFDRLLSKEPGGTRLVPSLAEKWDISADGLQYTFSLRRGVKFHSNARFKPSRDFNADDVVFTFRRMGDPNHPFHKTIPGRNFAYYYDKELDKIIDKVEKVDDYTVRFKLKRTDAPFLINFAMSFTSIHSLEYAEKMKAAGTPEVIDFEPIGNGPFQFVSYQKDATIRYKAFEQYWAGRPKIDNLLFAITPDASVRYAKLKAGECHVMAYPKPADLAAIKADPALRLLSQEALNVGYIAFNVNKKPLDNKLVRQALNLATDKAAILRNIYQGSARAGKNPLPPSLWSHHDALPDYNYDPARAKALLEKAGYPNGLSFDLWYLPVSRPYNPDGKRMAELLQADWAKVGVKVNLLTYEWGEYLKRSKHGEHQVVMLGWSANADPDEFLGPNLSCDAVKGGGNVARWCHAAFDSVYQKARSTLKQADRSKLYEQAQEIVREEAPWIVMAHALLLTPVRKEVKGLIVSPDANHFFHQADLEK
- a CDS encoding DEAD/DEAH box helicase; translated protein: MYFTLDDVLANFDDNTYGKGAALVQKEAVRKVSLEKGYLLGVVAGSASRSYEQKISISADRHGGVKFKGECNCSAGRSCQHVVAALLEYLLQQEKAGGLAQSGLPNALVTWLQKLEVAARPKPPLALDPAQTAHSLLFVMAPAAGGKHVALALCKARVRPSGDVISASAISELFSLLSSPPPFMTPGDADLVRYFIAMRSGLDSQSGMATEPRGKIGAYLLRLLLEQQKLLWANSWADMSSGRVYPVKYAQQREAHLAWHDEEKGTRLVWQAVDPANPKSGAHPLDHILPTDPPWFIDNLSAGELLLQQGHLKIPNHELQALVAQAPLLALRDRGRLSQRLLASGLQNLVPMPEQVQQKIRDDIKFQPLLLLGSMSQEVEDQGNMRYTRWYDFGLIAFDYDGESVSLDPSQQVVRQRGDTMEVIQRDLQAESAAYGLLTSLGFTTPKDGASPLAKMVGVMQMKGQADWLRFAKGGLHVLEEAGWRVEKTANYRYDVVEIEDWYADVDNQQARTENAWFDLELGIVVNQKRIPLLPILVQMIRSAPHDFNPKTIASHDDDDQLLALLSNNVRVGLPWGRIKPILQILGELYFNEKVGSTIRLPKLDAARLAELEKALQMRWVGGDMLRELGQRLGEFGGMQKVAPPPGLRATLRDYQLDGVAWMQFMREAGLGGILADDMGLGKTIQTLTHILLEKDAGRLTAPALVVAPTSLMDNWQAEARRFAPSLKVLLLQGAARTERFDQISKYDLVLTTYALLPRDEEKLRQHEFHLMILDESHYIKNTRSKAAQTASVINARHRLCLTGTPLENHLGELWSQFNFLLPGFLGNEKNFNTEFRNPIEKGGDEVRRTVLSRRIRPFMLRRTKDKVAKELPPKTEMVRTVELTGGQRDLYETVRLAMDKKVRDEISKKGMARSQIVILEALLKLRQVCCDPRLVQAVSRGPMVSAKLVELMEMIEELLEEGRKILVFSQFTSMLQLIQNELQARAIDYALLTGDTKDRGAQVAAFQNGSVPIFLISLKAGGVGLNLTAADTVIHYDPWWNPAAENQATDRAWRIGQDKPVFVYKLIAKGTLEEKIQALQQRKSELAGAMMDEGEAHNMVVSDDDLDVIFAPLQELVDA